From one Deltaproteobacteria bacterium genomic stretch:
- a CDS encoding enoyl-CoA hydratase-related protein, producing FPRALQEVQEDDNLRALIITGAGRGFCSGADVAAQAARAAGQQVDTSRKTILALVGNLILAFEKINKPIIAAVNGIAAGVGLTITLACDLRIASTNARFAAIWVKRGLIADGGATLLMPLIVGMDKALELFFTGDIIDAQEAERIRLVSKVVPHEELMSHAKELAKKIASGPPISVELVKRVTWEKIRNQLREQLLLESYAQNVCRTTQDQKEAVKAFMEKREPQFKGL from the coding sequence TTTCCTCGAGCCTTGCAAGAAGTCCAAGAGGATGATAATTTAAGGGCCCTCATTATAACGGGTGCGGGTCGGGGATTTTGTTCCGGCGCGGATGTTGCCGCCCAGGCCGCTCGCGCTGCCGGGCAGCAAGTAGACACCAGTCGTAAAACTATTCTCGCGTTGGTGGGTAACTTAATCCTGGCTTTTGAAAAGATCAATAAACCTATCATTGCTGCGGTCAATGGCATTGCTGCCGGCGTTGGATTGACGATTACCTTGGCCTGTGACCTGCGAATCGCCTCCACCAATGCCCGCTTCGCGGCTATCTGGGTCAAACGGGGTCTGATCGCCGATGGGGGGGCAACCCTCTTAATGCCTTTAATTGTGGGGATGGACAAAGCTTTAGAGTTATTTTTTACGGGGGACATCATCGACGCCCAGGAAGCGGAAAGAATTCGTTTGGTCTCCAAGGTGGTTCCCCATGAAGAATTGATGAGCCATGCGAAGGAACTGGCCAAAAAAATCGCCAGCGGACCGCCGATCTCTGTGGAATTAGTGAAAAGAGTAACGTGGGAAAAAATTCGCAACCAACTGCGGGAGCAATTACTGTTGGAAAGCTATGCCCAGAATGTTTGCCGCACAACCCAGGATCAAAAAGAGGCGGTGAAGGCTTTTATGGAAAAACGAGAACCACAATTCAAAGGCCTATAA